Proteins encoded within one genomic window of Psilocybe cubensis strain MGC-MH-2018 chromosome 2, whole genome shotgun sequence:
- a CDS encoding Protein YIPF5-like protein (Protein YIPF5 homolog), whose amino-acid sequence MWQQDNANLYASSSNYYPQQLQQEPLQFYSQPQEYYVASRTSLDGQVQGSIAQQPSGFGGNMQPQGGWWTAFGTGGFEGEPPLLEAELGINFQHIRDKSLTVLNPLRRVDEHIMDDADLAGPIFFCFCFGICLLFSGKSNFNYIYGVGLFGSASLYTLLNLMSEQGIDAYRVASVLGYCLLPMVGVGAISVTMALDDTFGYLLSVLSILWCTYAASGIFVAVLRLSDQRLLVAYPVGLLYGCFALLSIFNGRPLEK is encoded by the exons ATGTGGCAGCAAGACAACGCTAATCTCTACGCATCTTCCTCTAATTATTACCCTCAACAATTACAACAGGAACCTCTGCAATTCTATTCTCAACCTCAAGAATATTATGTTGCATCACGGACAAGTCTCGATGGCCAGGTACAGGGATCTATAGCTCAACAACCGAGCGGGTTTGGGGGCAACATGCAGCCTCAAGGAGGCTGGTGGACTGCATTTGGTACCGGTGGCTTTGAAGGCGAACCACCCTTACTTGAAG CAGAACTTGGAATTAATTTTCAGCATATACGAGACAAATCATTGACTGTTCTTAACCCCCTTCGGCGCGTTGACGAACACATTATGGACGATGCCGACCTCGCAGGTCccatttttttctgcttctgtTTCGGCATTTGTCTTCTATTC TCTGGAAAATCAAACTTCAACTACATCTATGGCGTCGGCCTTTTTGGATCTGCATCTCTCTATACTCTCCTCAATTTGATGTCTGAACAAGGGATTGATGCCTACCGCGTTGCATCTGTACTAGGTTACTGTCTTTTACCTATGGTAGGAGTCGGTGCCATTAGCGTCACGATGGCTCTAGA CGATACATTCGGATACCTGCTCTCCGTCTTGTCAATCCTATGGTGTACATATGCCGCGTCGGGCATTTTCGTCGCCGTCCTTCGCTTATCTGATCAACGGCTTCTTGTCGCATATCCCGTTGGGCTACTGTACGGATGCTTTGCACTTCTCAGTATCTTTAATGGCCGACCACTAGAGAAATGA
- a CDS encoding Ribosome biogenesis protein, whose protein sequence is MNEYIEESIKRHGRRLDHFERKRKREAREAHKASAYAQKAFGIKGKLLHAKRHAEKIQMKKTLKAHDERNVKQPDSGTVPDGALPTYLLDREGQKDAKTLSSAIKQKRKDKAAKFAVPLPKVRGIAEDEMFKVLKTGKSKSKAWKRMVTKATFVGEGFTRKPVKMERFIRPMALRYKKANVTHPDLKATFQLQILGVKKNPQSPMYTQLGVMTKGTVIEVNVSELGLVTSGGKVVFGKYAQITNNPENDGCINAVLLV, encoded by the exons ATG AACGAGTATATCGAAGAGTCTATCAAAAGACATGGTCGCCGTCTTGATCATTTCGAGCGCAA GCGCAAACGCGAAGCTCGAGAAGCCCACAAGGCTTCAGCATATGCACAGAAAGCTTTCGGTATCAAGGGCAAGCTTTTGCACGCTAAACGTCATGCCGAAAAGATTCAGATGAAAAAGACGCTGAAGGCTCACGATGAACGCAATGTTAAGCAACCCGACTCCGGGACAGTGCCAGATGGTGCCCTTCCCACCTATCTTCTTGACCGAGAGGGTCAAAAAGACGCCAAGACATTATCCAGTGCTATTAAGCAGAAGCGCAAGGATAAGGCTGCCAAATTTGCTGTACCTCTGCCCAAAGTTCGGGGCATTGCAGAAGACGAAATGTTCAAGGTTTTAAAAACaggaaaaagcaaaagcaaggcTTGGAAGCGTATGGTTACCAAGGCTACATTTGTCGGAGAAGGTTTCACGAGAAAACCTGTCAAGATGGAGAGATTCATCAGACCAATGGCTTTACGATACAAGAAAGCTAACGTTACACATC CGGATTTGAAAGCGACCTTTCAACTCCAAATTTTGGGCGTAAAGAAGAACCCACAATCTCCTATGTACACTCAACTTGGTGTGATGACCAAGGGCACCGTGATCGAGGTCAATGTTTCCGAACTTGGCTTGGTGACTTCAGGTGGAAAGGTCGTGTTTGGAAAGTACGCCCAAATTACAAATAACCCAGAAAATGACGGCTGTATAAATGCTGTACTAC TTGTATGA
- a CDS encoding H(+)/Cl(-) exchange transporter 5, with translation MASHQGEVSTYLASLNIPTHEAGSLAPTSSSRKPLNFYIDMPEPDSPVDMDPQQAPDQQGRSAPAPYRANSSPIISHTEASTPTERTHLETPNIARSYGTLPTRRRGLSKSSTPRRNLSQLPTIPPLQRTRTSSFSHLPFTTSPFRDLSFARLSTRPISSYDEPLHTKDGIVSDADAKVNGIRVWYTSFTSIDWLHDAIKDSARFSKLRRRQSIRSRLRLAFDKSLGWIIVTIVGFLTAIVAFLVVRSEQLLFDMKEGYCLTGWWKARRFCCPTIDNGELGGTFFGASCLPWKTWSEVLSPRGGADKDSLVEYASYACIAITLAATSCLLTIYLTNSTTFVTRKESGSGSRSDNAKGAKSSAEPKRKVMFYAAGSGIPEIKTILSGFVIHGYLGGRTLFTKSVGLALSVASGLSLGKEGPFVHIASCVGNIVSRITTKYENNEAKRREILSASCAAGVAVAFGAPIGGTLFSLEEVSYFFPPKVMWRSFFCAMIAAITLKILDPFGTGKLVLFQVTYDKDWHAWELFPFVILGVIGGIYGAYFSKLNYHWSKNVRNKTFLASHPIVEVLLITLVTSVLCFLNPYTRMGGTELIYNLFAECRTGSRNTHSGLCIIDPGSFTQVWPVARSILVAMLVKAGLTVVTFGIKLPAGIFIPTLGVGACAGRVMGIAMQWIQTKHPNSVMFNACGGDMDCIIPGLYAMVGAAATLSGVTRTTVSLAVIMFELTDTLTYAVPVMLSVLVAKTVADALEPKGIYDLVIELNQLPYLDSKHEYLWGNLQINDVMYRDADVIRVDKKNTVSSLKAQVMSLTSSGSDDGGFPLVRKDINDDGYRMVGYIGLNELEHALALVSDDSQDEVQFHTAYSHPMASSSISSLQDSGVGTASSSLDPFDFTPYMDQAPLTLVNNSPMELVHQVFVKLGARYVIVTDTDGLYEGVIDKKTWLAFLTNLEEKS, from the exons ATGGCATCACATCAAGGCGAAGTGTCAACGTACCTTGCTTCTCTTAACATACCAACGCATGAGGCGGGGTCCCTCGCTCCTACATCATCAAGCAGAAAGCCATTAAATTTTTACATCGATATGCCAGAGCCCGATTCTCCTGTAGATATGGATCCCCAACAGGCACCTGATCAGCAAGGAAGAAGTGCACCTGCTCCCTATAGGGCAAACTCTTCGCCAATAATTTCGCATACAGAGGCTTCGACACCTACGGAACGCACCCATCTCGAAACCCCTAACATCGCAAGGTCCTACGGCACTCTCCCCACGCGTCGACGCGGTTTAAGCAAATCCTCCACCCCCCGGAGAAACCTTTCCCAACTACCTACTATACCTCCTCTTCAACGAACCCGAACAAGTTCATTCAGTCATCTGCCTTTCACAACCTCTCCATTCCGCGACCTCTCTTTCGCAAGGTTGAGCACTAGACCTATTTCCTCATACGACGAACCACTACACACTAAGGATGGCATCGTGTCCGACGCGGACGCAAAAGTGAATGGAATCCGTGTATGGTACACCTCCTTCACATCTATCGACTGGCTGCATGATGCCATCAAGGACTCTGCTCGATTTTCGAAGTTGAGGCGGCGACAGTCTATCCGATCTCGTTTGCGTCTTGCCTTTGACAAAAGCTTAGGCTGGATTATAGTTACGATTGTAGGATTTCTTACTGCTATCGTCGCCTTCCTTGTCGTCCGAAGCGAGCAATTGTTATTTGATATGAAGGAAGGCTACTGCCTGACTGGTTGGTGGAAGGCGCGGAGGTTTTGTTGCCCCACAATTGATAATGGAGAGTTGGGTGGTACTTTTTTTGGCGCGTCATGTCTTCCCTGGAAAACATGGTCAGAAGTATTATCTCCAAGGGGAGGTGCGGATAAAGATAGTTTGGTGGAATACGCGTCATACGCATGTATTGCG ATCACATTAGCTGCAACCTCTTGCCTGCTGACCATATATTTGACAAATTCGACTACTTTTGTGACTCGTAAAGAATCTGGAAGTGGCTCCCGTTCAGACAACGCAAAGGGTGCTAAATCCTCCGCAGAACCAAAACGGAAGGTTATGTTTTAt GCCGCAGGCAGTGGAATACCTGAAATTAAGACAATTCTTTCTG GTTTTGTTATACATGGCTACCTTGGAGGAAGGACCTTGTTCACGAAGTCGGTTGGATTGGCGCTTTCCGTTGCTTCCGGCCTGTCACTGGGGAAGGAAGGTCCATTCGTTCACATTGCAAGTTGCGTTGGAAATATTGTCAGCCGTATCACGACAAAATACGAAAACAATGAAG CTAAACGCCGTGAAATATTGAGTGCTTCTTGTGCGGCTGGTGTTGCAGTCGCTTTCGGTGCACCCATTGGCGGAACCTTGTTTAGTTTAGAAGAAGTATCATATTTCTTCCCTCCCAAG GTGATGTGGAGAAG CTTTTTCTGCGCAATGATCGCTGCCATTACGCTCAAGATACTCGATCCATTTGGTACTGGCAAATTAGTTCTCTTCCAGGTGACTTACGACAAA GATTGGCATGCCTGGGAGCTCTTTCCGTTTGTGATTCTTGGGGTCATTGGA GGAATATATGGTGCATACTTCTCCAAGCTCAATTATCATTGGAGCAAGAATGTTCGTAATAAAACATTCTTGGCCTCTCATCCAATCGTGGAAGTGTTACTA ATCACATTGGTAACTTCAGTACTTTGTTTTCTCAATCCTTACACCCGGATGGGTGGAACTGAGCTCATCTACAACCTATTTGCGGAATGTCGAACTGGCTCCAGAAATACTCACTCAGGCCTTTGTATAATTGACCCAGGCTCATTTACTCAAGTTTGGCCAGTCGCCAGATCCATTCTGGTCGCAATGTTGGTGAAAGCCGGTTTAACTGTGGTGACTTTTGGTATCAAACTTCCCGCTGGAATATTTATTCCGACTCTGGGAGTTGGAGCGTGTGCTGGACGTGTGATGGGGATTGCAATGCAATGGATCCAAACAAAACACCCCAACTCAGTGATGTTTAATGCCTGTGGAGGAGACATGGACT GCATTATTCCAGGACTTTATGCTATGGTGGGAGCTGCAGCCACACTCTCCGGTGTCACA AGAACCACAGTTTCGCTGGCTGTAATTATGTTTGAACTGACGGATACTCTCACATACGCTGTGCCTGTGATGCTTTCTGTTCTCGTAGCCAAGACTGTCGCAGACGCTTTGGAGCCGAAGGGAATTTACGACCTTGTTATTGAACTCAATCAGCTACCGTACTTGGATTCAAAGCATGAATACCTGTGGGGAAATCTTCAAATAAATGATGTT ATGTACCGGGACGCAGATGTAATAAGAGtagataaaaaaaatacTGTCAGTAGCCTAAAAGCCCAGGTAATGAGCCTCACATCGTCTGGCTCTGATGACGGTGGGTTCCCACTTGTCCGAAAAGATATCAACGACGATGGATATCGCATGGTCGGATACATTGGGCTGAACGAACTCGAACATGCACTAG CCCTCGTATCAGACGATAGCCAAGATGAGGTTCAGTTCCATACGGCCTATTCACATCCCAtggcttcttcttccatttcttctctGCAGGACTCCGGTGTGGGCACAGCCTCGTCATCTTTGGATCCATTTGACTTTACACCATATATGGACCAA GCTCCTCTGACTTTGGTTAATAATTCTCCCATGGAACTCGTACACCAAGTGTTTGTCAAACTTGGAGCCAGATATGTCATTGTTACAGACACAGACGGATTGT ATGAGGGTGTCATTGACAAGAAGACATGGCTCGCATTCCTAACCAACCTTGAAGAAAAATCTTGA
- a CDS encoding Small nuclear ribonucleoprotein Sm D3, with protein sequence MANAGLGVPIKLLHESLGHIITVELKTGQLYRGKLAEAEDNLNISLKDITVTGRDGRVSQLDQVYIRGSSNELDQML encoded by the exons ATGGCAAACGCAGGATTAGGTGTTCCGATCAAGCTTTTGCATGAATCTTTGGGACACATAATCACGGTTGAGTTGAAGACTGGACAACTTTACAGAGGAAAGCTCGCCGAAG CTGAAGATAATCTAAATATCTCTTTGAAAGATATCACTGTTACCGGACGAGATGGACGAGTATCTCAGCTTGATCAAGTATACATCCGGGGGA GTTCAAACGAGTTGGACCAAATGCTATGA
- a CDS encoding Succinate dehydrogenase assembly factor 4, mitochondrial — MFSRPLLKSRSVLAAAIARRTVSINRPAPLPLPQDDQREYELLLRNAQTPLAPSNDLAVHPDARTPITPEFEGDVNPTTGELGGPKREPVNRWAADPGGDWSFKGRVSDF, encoded by the coding sequence ATGTTTTCCAGGCCTCTACTCAAATCTCGGTCCGTCCTAGCAGCAGCAATCGCCAGACGCACCGTCTCCATCAACCGTCCTGCTCCCCTGCCTCTTCCCCAGGACGACCAGCGCGAGTATGAGCTCCTTCTTAGGAACGCACAGACGCCACTCGCCCCCTCCAACGATCTCGCCGTCCATCCAGATGCTCGCACCCCAATAACCCCCGAATTTGAGGGTGACGTCAATCCAACTACTGGCGAACTGGGCGGCCCTAAGCGTGAGCCCGTTAATCGATGGGCTGCAGACCCAGGCGGTGATTGGAGCTTCAAAGGCAGAGTCTCGGATTTCTAG